TCTCCATTGTGTCATTGTTTACATCATCAGCTCACAATTCAATCATCAAAGTGTTTATCTTTACCTTGAACATAATGaaattattcatatttatttaatgaGGTATTTACAGGTTCAATACAATCTaagcaaatgagcaaacaaaTTCTTGACTTACTGATAGAGAAATCTGGTTAATTCAAGTTCATGATTTGTCATCACAGATTTGTCATTTGCCCTTTATGTCCATGTTCAGTACAGCTGAACTGTGGGTTTACAGCTCAACACAAGAACACATGTTGCTGAAGTAGCTCATAGGTTGTGGTGGGATAATAATACACTATGTCTAATTTCTAATGAGCCTTGTATAACTACAGTATATGACCATGTGAGATCTTACAATAGGCTTAACTTCTTAAATTAATGAGTAACAAACAAGACCaaattaaaagaacaaacaaaaaaggtcGCTGCCCAAATCATATCACAGTTTGACTTTGCCACAGCCTCTCTGTTAATAGTTAATTCACAATGTTATAGTATATGTTATAACTGTTTGAACGGATGATATAGTAAACTTCTTGACATCTAAACCTTTATCTCACTGCCTGGTTTGGTAATCATACACTTGAAATAACAACAAGAGCAAAACACTTTAAGACTGACACACTTCTACACAGAAACAAGTCATGTAATTGTTATAGATTTTATTTACTAGATCAATGCAGGGGTTAAAACCTTTTGCAGAGGGTTACATTTCTCACCCTGTTCTTGCAAAGTCTTCTCATTGATCTGAGCACCTCTTCTGTTTTTAAGGAGTAGATGATGGGGTTCAGCAGAGCTGGTAAGGTGTGTGTCAAAGTGGAGTTAACTATCCGGGCGTTGGGGTGAAGGGTGGACGTCAGCACAGCTACGTTTGTGCCCAGCAGCGGTAGGAAGAAAATAGCAACAAGGATCAGGTGAGAAACACACGTTTTAAAGGCTTTGAGTCGTTCTGGCCCTGACGCGATCCTgctcagagccacagaaatgcAGACATACGTTAGCACTACCAGCATTAAAGGAAGGCAGATGACCAGGACTATTACAACATACACCATTTTGCTATTGAACGAATTATCATTACAGGCCAGACGAAATATGGGACCATGATCACAGAAGAAACTCTGCACCACTAAAGAGCCACAGAACGAGAGTCGGTTCAGAAACCCAATGGCCAGCGCAAAGACACTCACCATAGCCACccatgaaaacagcagcattgcAGCAATCACTGGCTTAGTCACAATACGATGATAGCGTAAAGGAAAGCAAATGGCTACAAACCTGTCAAAAGCCATAACGACGAGTGTCCACGACTGGACACTTGTAAAGAACCACACAAAGAACATGTAACTCAAACAAGCCTCATAGACAATGTATCTCCTGTCAAACAAGAACGTGTCCAGGACTTTAGGGATGAGAgcagtgctgccacacagatctgttaaagccaggctgaacacAATCATGTATTTAGGCGTGTGAAGCGTCTTCACCAGGTAAATCACAGCAAGAACCAAACTATTCCCTAGAACCGTCAGAATGTAGACGAAGCACAGGAAGCCGTAGTAATACTCAGCATGAGGAAGGTCTGAAAACCCGTTaatgtaaaaagctgcaggGCGAACAAAGGTTGCATTCAGTATGAGAGCagctcttctcctctctgggCCCATGACAATCAACTAATAGGACTGCTACAACTGTACTTGCATTAGACAGAACAATTCTTGTACCTGCGGGTTTGTAAGAGTGAGAGACATAATTTATAGACGTCCCTTCTCTCACGGGACACGAAACGAGTGTAATGCACCAATTAGAACCAAGCATTCAGTCTACATTAAAGTCACATTAAgaattattaaatatgaaaataattataaacataaaacacacaaacaactttaATTACCATGATTACTATGATTACTGTATTTATAAATGAAAAAACTACTGAAGATGTAAGCTAGCCTGGGAATACAACTTACAGCTGTATTTTGTTActattacatttacaaaataatGGATGGGCAGCAGAGcaacagtgatgatgatgaacaataaactggactggtcaaacaacagaCTCTGTACAGGAGGAGCCAGAGTCGCGTTCACTTGCTAAAGAGACTAAGGaactttggtgtgtgcagacagctgctaaggactttctttTTCAATGTGTTGGCCTCAGTTGATGATCCTGATTGCCCATaggtttgagtgtgtgtgtgtgtgtgtgtgtgtgtgtgtgtgtgtgtgtgtgtgtgtgtgtgtgtgtgtgtgtgtgtgtgtgtgtgtgtgtgtgtgtgtgtggttgtctgtctgtgtgtcgcCCTGCGATGAACTGGCGACCTGTCCTGCAAGAgctctcgcccaaagacagccCCCCCGCATGGGAACAAGCAGTAGAAGATGAATTAATTGATGGATGTTTCGTACGAAGAATTATCAACCTCTGGTAAATCACTCCTCCTTGATTTGTTTGGGATTTATATAGTTTTGGgtgtcggggagcagacacagtcacGATAACTATGACCAAGAGGAGGTGATCACTTTATGACTTTGGCAAAACTCGACACGGTGGaagacccaaacgcacagcacagacaggaatAGCTTTGAGAGGATTTATTAATGTCtgggtcagacaggcaaaggtcagTACACAGCAAATCTAAAACACTCGAGCAAAGGTACAGGAGGGGACAAGGCAGAGGCAAGGTCAAAACAACAGGCAGGATACTGGTACACGATCAGACTTACAGAgaaacgctggagagttgtcacatgtgtatgagcaaacaatctggcgggCAACTAAGGTCAGAACTGGTGACTATATGCACAGGCTGATTACTAACACAGAACAGGTGGTGGAACACATGACTGActggcaggaacaaaacagaaaatgtcaaaataaaacaagaaatggCAACAACGTAAGTGACACACGTAGAAACATGACAGATCCCACCCTCAAAGGCAAATTCCCAGGTGCCCAAAACGCCACAAAaacagggtgggcggagggaggactggaggtgggccagaaaacaacaacaagacagCACAAACCACATGAGACCATGACCAGAGGGAGTGGCACAAAGTCTAAACCATCCTATCAGGGAGGGTGGTGGCGAGGAGAGTCTCAGTCCAGCAGCCGCTGAACCGGAATGGCACACTTGGTGCCCACGAACAAGCTTAGAGCACTGGGGGGCCCACATCAAAACAGACCGCATCCAGGGACTCCAGGAGCGGCCTTCTCTTCAGAGCGTGGAGTGGCCTCTTCACGGCCGGCAGGAACTGAGGCGGAGACAGCCTCTGCGCAGGGGATGGGAACAGCCTCTGCGCGGCCGATGGGAACACCCTCTGCGTGGCCGGCGGGGACGGGACGGGGATGACCTCTTCACGGCAGACAGGGACAAGAATAGCCTCTCCCGGGCCAAGAAGGACAAGAATGGCCTCCTCCGGGCCCACAGGAACAGGAATGGCCTCCTCCGGGCCAAGAGGAACAAGAATcaagacaacacaacagaagCTGGGCTTGACTGGGCTGGAGCAGGGTTTGGCCGGGCAGAAACCAAGCAAGGGCCAGGTATGACTGATGCATTGCGTGCACTGACTGGAACACGGCTGCAGCTTGAGCAAGACGTGGCtgaactggagcttgagcgagacgtggctgagctggagcttggcgtgACAGGACAGCAACAGGAGTGGGGGCAGCCAGGGTCCGTCGTGGTGGGAAAACAGCGGTTGTGGCTGGCTGAGGCATGAGCCCTGGGACCGACTGTGGTGCTGAGACTAGGACAGGCTGTGACgggagcagactgtggttctgtgacgggagcaggctgtggttctgtgacggGAGCAGGGGCACAAGAAATAGGGCTGCACACAGGCGCTTCAACTCCTCCCAGAGCTGGCGCCCCAAGTTGGAAGTGAGTAGGGGAGAAGGGACCTAAAGGGGAGCTGGAAGCGTTTTTCATCAGAAACACCCCACTGTGCAGAATAGTTGTAGCT
This Betta splendens chromosome 14, fBetSpl5.4, whole genome shotgun sequence DNA region includes the following protein-coding sequences:
- the LOC114869928 gene encoding olfactory receptor 1-like, with protein sequence MGPERRRAALILNATFVRPAAFYINGFSDLPHAEYYYGFLCFVYILTVLGNSLVLAVIYLVKTLHTPKYMIVFSLALTDLCGSTALIPKVLDTFLFDRRYIVYEACLSYMFFVWFFTSVQSWTLVVMAFDRFVAICFPLRYHRIVTKPVIAAMLLFSWVAMVSVFALAIGFLNRLSFCGSLVVQSFFCDHGPIFRLACNDNSFNSKMVYVVIVLVICLPLMLVVLTYVCISVALSRIASGPERLKAFKTCVSHLILVAIFFLPLLGTNVAVLTSTLHPNARIVNSTLTHTLPALLNPIIYSLKTEEVLRSMRRLCKNRVRNVTLCKRF